The following are from one region of the Girardinichthys multiradiatus isolate DD_20200921_A chromosome 9, DD_fGirMul_XY1, whole genome shotgun sequence genome:
- the reps2 gene encoding ralBP1-associated Eps domain-containing protein 2 isoform X6 yields MDQESAASSGGNLISLTEHEQRYYSGLHALCQADPPGKLSSSKVAELFKASQLPPESLHKVTEVCGAKHLGYFGTAQFYIGLKLLAAVQSGLPIHLESVTGTDIPLPRFAGLKNEPEMRYTAVPPGTDPQGAAPGSVAWNPADRCTFRHLEANTDKKESWSPPRSPCSSPSRSPLSYRSYPYSKQRNGVDTQISYDSKRSSQPIVQLEQHFSPSHYVRKLTVEHPSMAQASSVERLNQQVTVNHSDDDPWRITAEQLEYYTNQFKTLQPDLGALILGAVAKNFFTKSKLPIPELSYIWELSDVDRDGALTFTEFCIAFHLIVARKNGYPLPDRLPPTLQLGFTQYEEEQIPDTAESSEPLIVFEDTVPRHCQVDPSSIGRLEPKLASRKQDLQEESLKQDTSVKRLASSRVKPTLQLGAFPEKPVPHQDLDPQMRAKTRQRSYSSTSIEDAIKKAEEPPTPPPRPQKTHSRASSLDLNKLFQQGAPAVKSGWLLPPPALPPRPSTSQVPHFLDVSELASQSKVKQPNFADFSHFKEEEESSIKLEEQGSRFGLSSEDLTSTSKQDVSGTPHSQAPQKPIRRKYHPESQNLETGSPPPAMPFPPPAKPSQKEV; encoded by the exons GTCACCGAGGTGTGTGGAGCAAAGCACCTGGGTTACTTTGGTACAGCCCAGTTCTACATTGGCCTGAAGCTGCTAGCAGCTGTCCAGTCTGGTCTGCCCATCCACCTGGAAAGTGTAACCGGCA CAGATATACCTCTGCCCAGATTTGCTGGGCTTAAGAATGAGCCAGAGATGCGATACACAGCAGTTCCTCCTGGCACGGACCCTCAAGGGGCTGCACCTGGTTCAGTCGCCTGGAACCCTGCAGATAGGTGTACCTTCAGACACCTGGAGGCCAACACAGACAAGAAG GAGTCTTGGTCCCCGCCTCGATCCCCATGCAGCTCACCCTCTCGCTCTCCTCTGAGTTATCGCAGCTACCCGTACTCAAAGCAGAGAAATGGCGTGGACACACAGATTT CTTATGACAGCAAACGTTCCTCTCAGCCGATCGTTCAGCTGGAGCAGCACTTCTCGCCCAGCCATTATGTAAGAAAACTCACTGTGGAGCATCCAAGCATGGCTCAG GCTTCTTCTGTAGAGAGGCTCAATCAGCAGGTCACGGTGAACCATTCTGACGATGACCCCTGGAGGATCACAGCAGAACAGCTGGAGTATTACACAAATCAATTTAAAACCCTCCAACCTGACCTGGGGGCTCTCATCTTAG GAGCCGTAGCAAAGAACTTCTTCACTAAATCCAAGCTCCCAATACCAGAGCTCTCCTACATTTG GGAGCTGAGTGATGTGGATCGGGATGGAGCGCTGACGTTCACTGAGTTCTGCATTGCCTTTCACCTGATTGTTGCTCGGAAGAATGGTTACCCCTTGCCAGACAGGCTCCCTCCGACTCTGCAGCTGGGGTTCACACAGTATGAAGAGGAGCAGATACCTGATACTGCTGAG AGTTCAGAGCCTTTGATTGTCTTTGAGGATACAGTACCAAGGCACTGTCAGGTG GATCCAAGCAGTATAGGGAGGCTTGAACCAAAATTGGCCTCAAGGAAACAAGATTTGCAAGAAGAATCCCTTAAGCAAG ACACAAGTGTGAAACGTTTGGCCTCATCTCGAGTGAAACCCACTCTGCAGCTGGGAGCTTTTCCTGAGAAACCTG TGCCACATCAGGATCTAGACCCACAGATGAGggcaaaaacaagacaaag GTCATACTCCAGCACTTCCATTGAAGATGCCATAAAGAAGGCAGAGGAACCACCAACCCCTCCGCCTCGCCCTCAGAAAACCCACTCCAGGGCCTCCTCGCTGGACCTAAACAAGCTCTTCCAGCAGGGGGCTCCAG CAGTGAAAAGCGGATGGCTGCTGCCTCCTCCAGCTCTCCCTCCCCGGCCATCAACCTCACAG GTTCCTCATTTTCTAGACGTTTCAGAGCTAGCCTCCCAGAGTAAAGTGAAGCAACCAAACTTTGCTGACTTCAGTCACTTCAAAGAAGAG GAGGAGAGCAGCATAAAACTGGAAGAGCAGGGCTCGAGGTTTGGACTGAGTTCTGAAGACCTGACAAGTACTTCCAAACAG GACGTCTCTGGCACTCCTCACAGTCAAGCACCACAAAAGCCGATTCGAAGGAAATACCACCCAGAGAGCCAGAACCTGGAGACTGGATCTCCTCCTCCTGCCATGCCTTTTCCTCCGCCTGCCAAACCAAGCCAAAA AGAAGTATAG
- the reps2 gene encoding ralBP1-associated Eps domain-containing protein 2 isoform X1, with protein sequence MDQESAASSGGNLISLTEHEQRYYSGLHALCQADPPGKLSSSKVAELFKASQLPPESLHKVTEVCGAKHLGYFGTAQFYIGLKLLAAVQSGLPIHLESVTGTDIPLPRFAGLKNEPEMRYTAVPPGTDPQGAAPGSVAWNPADRCTFRHLEANTDKKESWSPPRSPCSSPSRSPLSYRSYPYSKQRNGVDTQISYDSKRSSQPIVQLEQHFSPSHYVRKLTVEHPSMAQASSVERLNQQVTVNHSDDDPWRITAEQLEYYTNQFKTLQPDLGALILGAVAKNFFTKSKLPIPELSYIWELSDVDRDGALTFTEFCIAFHLIVARKNGYPLPDRLPPTLQLGFTQYEEEQIPDTAESSEPLIVFEDTVPRHCQVDPSSIGRLEPKLASRKQDLQEESLKQDTSVKRLASSRVKPTLQLGAFPEKPVPHQDLDPQMRAKTRQRSYSSTSIEDAIKKAEEPPTPPPRPQKTHSRASSLDLNKLFQQGAPAVKSGWLLPPPALPPRPSTSQVPHFLDVSELASQSKVKQPNFADFSHFKEEEESSIKLEEQGSRFGLSSEDLTSTSKQDVSGTPHSQAPQKPIRRKYHPESQNLETGSPPPAMPFPPPAKPSQKLLSQQKREIQMAIRKNRETNMVLRRLNSELQQQLKPSMSPSFLLSFRTITSFVSFLPCVATPFYPCLFFLYFFQSFHYLHFCMIPSFLFSF encoded by the exons GTCACCGAGGTGTGTGGAGCAAAGCACCTGGGTTACTTTGGTACAGCCCAGTTCTACATTGGCCTGAAGCTGCTAGCAGCTGTCCAGTCTGGTCTGCCCATCCACCTGGAAAGTGTAACCGGCA CAGATATACCTCTGCCCAGATTTGCTGGGCTTAAGAATGAGCCAGAGATGCGATACACAGCAGTTCCTCCTGGCACGGACCCTCAAGGGGCTGCACCTGGTTCAGTCGCCTGGAACCCTGCAGATAGGTGTACCTTCAGACACCTGGAGGCCAACACAGACAAGAAG GAGTCTTGGTCCCCGCCTCGATCCCCATGCAGCTCACCCTCTCGCTCTCCTCTGAGTTATCGCAGCTACCCGTACTCAAAGCAGAGAAATGGCGTGGACACACAGATTT CTTATGACAGCAAACGTTCCTCTCAGCCGATCGTTCAGCTGGAGCAGCACTTCTCGCCCAGCCATTATGTAAGAAAACTCACTGTGGAGCATCCAAGCATGGCTCAG GCTTCTTCTGTAGAGAGGCTCAATCAGCAGGTCACGGTGAACCATTCTGACGATGACCCCTGGAGGATCACAGCAGAACAGCTGGAGTATTACACAAATCAATTTAAAACCCTCCAACCTGACCTGGGGGCTCTCATCTTAG GAGCCGTAGCAAAGAACTTCTTCACTAAATCCAAGCTCCCAATACCAGAGCTCTCCTACATTTG GGAGCTGAGTGATGTGGATCGGGATGGAGCGCTGACGTTCACTGAGTTCTGCATTGCCTTTCACCTGATTGTTGCTCGGAAGAATGGTTACCCCTTGCCAGACAGGCTCCCTCCGACTCTGCAGCTGGGGTTCACACAGTATGAAGAGGAGCAGATACCTGATACTGCTGAG AGTTCAGAGCCTTTGATTGTCTTTGAGGATACAGTACCAAGGCACTGTCAGGTG GATCCAAGCAGTATAGGGAGGCTTGAACCAAAATTGGCCTCAAGGAAACAAGATTTGCAAGAAGAATCCCTTAAGCAAG ACACAAGTGTGAAACGTTTGGCCTCATCTCGAGTGAAACCCACTCTGCAGCTGGGAGCTTTTCCTGAGAAACCTG TGCCACATCAGGATCTAGACCCACAGATGAGggcaaaaacaagacaaag GTCATACTCCAGCACTTCCATTGAAGATGCCATAAAGAAGGCAGAGGAACCACCAACCCCTCCGCCTCGCCCTCAGAAAACCCACTCCAGGGCCTCCTCGCTGGACCTAAACAAGCTCTTCCAGCAGGGGGCTCCAG CAGTGAAAAGCGGATGGCTGCTGCCTCCTCCAGCTCTCCCTCCCCGGCCATCAACCTCACAG GTTCCTCATTTTCTAGACGTTTCAGAGCTAGCCTCCCAGAGTAAAGTGAAGCAACCAAACTTTGCTGACTTCAGTCACTTCAAAGAAGAG GAGGAGAGCAGCATAAAACTGGAAGAGCAGGGCTCGAGGTTTGGACTGAGTTCTGAAGACCTGACAAGTACTTCCAAACAG GACGTCTCTGGCACTCCTCACAGTCAAGCACCACAAAAGCCGATTCGAAGGAAATACCACCCAGAGAGCCAGAACCTGGAGACTGGATCTCCTCCTCCTGCCATGCCTTTTCCTCCGCCTGCCAAACCAAGCCAAAA GCTGCTGTCACAACAGAAGAGAGAAATCCAAATGGCAATCCGTAAGAACCGGGAAACCAACATGGTGTTGAGGCGTCTCAACAGCGAGCTCCAACAGCAGCTTAAG CCTTCTAtgtctccttccttccttttatCTTTCCGTACCATTACttcatttgtttctttccttccttgtgtcgcAACTCCATTCTACCCCTGTCTTTTCTTCCTTTATTTCTTTCAATCTTtccattatttacatttttgtatgattccttcctttcttttttctttttag
- the reps2 gene encoding ralBP1-associated Eps domain-containing protein 2 isoform X3 — protein sequence MDQESAASSGGNLISLTEHEQRYYSGLHALCQADPPGKLSSSKVAELFKASQLPPESLHKVTEVCGAKHLGYFGTAQFYIGLKLLAAVQSGLPIHLESVTGTDIPLPRFAGLKNEPEMRYTAVPPGTDPQGAAPGSVAWNPADRCTFRHLEANTDKKESWSPPRSPCSSPSRSPLSYRSYPYSKQRNGVDTQISYDSKRSSQPIVQLEQHFSPSHYVRKLTVEHPSMAQASSVERLNQQVTVNHSDDDPWRITAEQLEYYTNQFKTLQPDLGALILGAVAKNFFTKSKLPIPELSYIWELSDVDRDGALTFTEFCIAFHLIVARKNGYPLPDRLPPTLQLGFTQYEEEQIPDTAESSEPLIVFEDTVPRHCQDPSSIGRLEPKLASRKQDLQEESLKQDTSVKRLASSRVKPTLQLGAFPEKPVPHQDLDPQMRAKTRQRSYSSTSIEDAIKKAEEPPTPPPRPQKTHSRASSLDLNKLFQQGAPAVKSGWLLPPPALPPRPSTSQVPHFLDVSELASQSKVKQPNFADFSHFKEEEESSIKLEEQGSRFGLSSEDLTSTSKQDVSGTPHSQAPQKPIRRKYHPESQNLETGSPPPAMPFPPPAKPSQKLLSQQKREIQMAIRKNRETNMVLRRLNSELQQQLKPSMSPSFLLSFRTITSFVSFLPCVATPFYPCLFFLYFFQSFHYLHFCMIPSFLFSF from the exons GTCACCGAGGTGTGTGGAGCAAAGCACCTGGGTTACTTTGGTACAGCCCAGTTCTACATTGGCCTGAAGCTGCTAGCAGCTGTCCAGTCTGGTCTGCCCATCCACCTGGAAAGTGTAACCGGCA CAGATATACCTCTGCCCAGATTTGCTGGGCTTAAGAATGAGCCAGAGATGCGATACACAGCAGTTCCTCCTGGCACGGACCCTCAAGGGGCTGCACCTGGTTCAGTCGCCTGGAACCCTGCAGATAGGTGTACCTTCAGACACCTGGAGGCCAACACAGACAAGAAG GAGTCTTGGTCCCCGCCTCGATCCCCATGCAGCTCACCCTCTCGCTCTCCTCTGAGTTATCGCAGCTACCCGTACTCAAAGCAGAGAAATGGCGTGGACACACAGATTT CTTATGACAGCAAACGTTCCTCTCAGCCGATCGTTCAGCTGGAGCAGCACTTCTCGCCCAGCCATTATGTAAGAAAACTCACTGTGGAGCATCCAAGCATGGCTCAG GCTTCTTCTGTAGAGAGGCTCAATCAGCAGGTCACGGTGAACCATTCTGACGATGACCCCTGGAGGATCACAGCAGAACAGCTGGAGTATTACACAAATCAATTTAAAACCCTCCAACCTGACCTGGGGGCTCTCATCTTAG GAGCCGTAGCAAAGAACTTCTTCACTAAATCCAAGCTCCCAATACCAGAGCTCTCCTACATTTG GGAGCTGAGTGATGTGGATCGGGATGGAGCGCTGACGTTCACTGAGTTCTGCATTGCCTTTCACCTGATTGTTGCTCGGAAGAATGGTTACCCCTTGCCAGACAGGCTCCCTCCGACTCTGCAGCTGGGGTTCACACAGTATGAAGAGGAGCAGATACCTGATACTGCTGAG AGTTCAGAGCCTTTGATTGTCTTTGAGGATACAGTACCAAGGCACTGTCAG GATCCAAGCAGTATAGGGAGGCTTGAACCAAAATTGGCCTCAAGGAAACAAGATTTGCAAGAAGAATCCCTTAAGCAAG ACACAAGTGTGAAACGTTTGGCCTCATCTCGAGTGAAACCCACTCTGCAGCTGGGAGCTTTTCCTGAGAAACCTG TGCCACATCAGGATCTAGACCCACAGATGAGggcaaaaacaagacaaag GTCATACTCCAGCACTTCCATTGAAGATGCCATAAAGAAGGCAGAGGAACCACCAACCCCTCCGCCTCGCCCTCAGAAAACCCACTCCAGGGCCTCCTCGCTGGACCTAAACAAGCTCTTCCAGCAGGGGGCTCCAG CAGTGAAAAGCGGATGGCTGCTGCCTCCTCCAGCTCTCCCTCCCCGGCCATCAACCTCACAG GTTCCTCATTTTCTAGACGTTTCAGAGCTAGCCTCCCAGAGTAAAGTGAAGCAACCAAACTTTGCTGACTTCAGTCACTTCAAAGAAGAG GAGGAGAGCAGCATAAAACTGGAAGAGCAGGGCTCGAGGTTTGGACTGAGTTCTGAAGACCTGACAAGTACTTCCAAACAG GACGTCTCTGGCACTCCTCACAGTCAAGCACCACAAAAGCCGATTCGAAGGAAATACCACCCAGAGAGCCAGAACCTGGAGACTGGATCTCCTCCTCCTGCCATGCCTTTTCCTCCGCCTGCCAAACCAAGCCAAAA GCTGCTGTCACAACAGAAGAGAGAAATCCAAATGGCAATCCGTAAGAACCGGGAAACCAACATGGTGTTGAGGCGTCTCAACAGCGAGCTCCAACAGCAGCTTAAG CCTTCTAtgtctccttccttccttttatCTTTCCGTACCATTACttcatttgtttctttccttccttgtgtcgcAACTCCATTCTACCCCTGTCTTTTCTTCCTTTATTTCTTTCAATCTTtccattatttacatttttgtatgattccttcctttcttttttctttttag
- the reps2 gene encoding ralBP1-associated Eps domain-containing protein 2 isoform X2: protein MDQESAASSGGNLISLTEHEQRYYSGLHALCQADPPGKLSSSKVAELFKASQLPPESLHKVTEVCGAKHLGYFGTAQFYIGLKLLAAVQSGLPIHLESVTGNIPLPRFAGLKNEPEMRYTAVPPGTDPQGAAPGSVAWNPADRCTFRHLEANTDKKESWSPPRSPCSSPSRSPLSYRSYPYSKQRNGVDTQISYDSKRSSQPIVQLEQHFSPSHYVRKLTVEHPSMAQASSVERLNQQVTVNHSDDDPWRITAEQLEYYTNQFKTLQPDLGALILGAVAKNFFTKSKLPIPELSYIWELSDVDRDGALTFTEFCIAFHLIVARKNGYPLPDRLPPTLQLGFTQYEEEQIPDTAESSEPLIVFEDTVPRHCQVDPSSIGRLEPKLASRKQDLQEESLKQDTSVKRLASSRVKPTLQLGAFPEKPVPHQDLDPQMRAKTRQRSYSSTSIEDAIKKAEEPPTPPPRPQKTHSRASSLDLNKLFQQGAPAVKSGWLLPPPALPPRPSTSQVPHFLDVSELASQSKVKQPNFADFSHFKEEEESSIKLEEQGSRFGLSSEDLTSTSKQDVSGTPHSQAPQKPIRRKYHPESQNLETGSPPPAMPFPPPAKPSQKLLSQQKREIQMAIRKNRETNMVLRRLNSELQQQLKPSMSPSFLLSFRTITSFVSFLPCVATPFYPCLFFLYFFQSFHYLHFCMIPSFLFSF, encoded by the exons GTCACCGAGGTGTGTGGAGCAAAGCACCTGGGTTACTTTGGTACAGCCCAGTTCTACATTGGCCTGAAGCTGCTAGCAGCTGTCCAGTCTGGTCTGCCCATCCACCTGGAAAGTGTAACCGGCA ATATACCTCTGCCCAGATTTGCTGGGCTTAAGAATGAGCCAGAGATGCGATACACAGCAGTTCCTCCTGGCACGGACCCTCAAGGGGCTGCACCTGGTTCAGTCGCCTGGAACCCTGCAGATAGGTGTACCTTCAGACACCTGGAGGCCAACACAGACAAGAAG GAGTCTTGGTCCCCGCCTCGATCCCCATGCAGCTCACCCTCTCGCTCTCCTCTGAGTTATCGCAGCTACCCGTACTCAAAGCAGAGAAATGGCGTGGACACACAGATTT CTTATGACAGCAAACGTTCCTCTCAGCCGATCGTTCAGCTGGAGCAGCACTTCTCGCCCAGCCATTATGTAAGAAAACTCACTGTGGAGCATCCAAGCATGGCTCAG GCTTCTTCTGTAGAGAGGCTCAATCAGCAGGTCACGGTGAACCATTCTGACGATGACCCCTGGAGGATCACAGCAGAACAGCTGGAGTATTACACAAATCAATTTAAAACCCTCCAACCTGACCTGGGGGCTCTCATCTTAG GAGCCGTAGCAAAGAACTTCTTCACTAAATCCAAGCTCCCAATACCAGAGCTCTCCTACATTTG GGAGCTGAGTGATGTGGATCGGGATGGAGCGCTGACGTTCACTGAGTTCTGCATTGCCTTTCACCTGATTGTTGCTCGGAAGAATGGTTACCCCTTGCCAGACAGGCTCCCTCCGACTCTGCAGCTGGGGTTCACACAGTATGAAGAGGAGCAGATACCTGATACTGCTGAG AGTTCAGAGCCTTTGATTGTCTTTGAGGATACAGTACCAAGGCACTGTCAGGTG GATCCAAGCAGTATAGGGAGGCTTGAACCAAAATTGGCCTCAAGGAAACAAGATTTGCAAGAAGAATCCCTTAAGCAAG ACACAAGTGTGAAACGTTTGGCCTCATCTCGAGTGAAACCCACTCTGCAGCTGGGAGCTTTTCCTGAGAAACCTG TGCCACATCAGGATCTAGACCCACAGATGAGggcaaaaacaagacaaag GTCATACTCCAGCACTTCCATTGAAGATGCCATAAAGAAGGCAGAGGAACCACCAACCCCTCCGCCTCGCCCTCAGAAAACCCACTCCAGGGCCTCCTCGCTGGACCTAAACAAGCTCTTCCAGCAGGGGGCTCCAG CAGTGAAAAGCGGATGGCTGCTGCCTCCTCCAGCTCTCCCTCCCCGGCCATCAACCTCACAG GTTCCTCATTTTCTAGACGTTTCAGAGCTAGCCTCCCAGAGTAAAGTGAAGCAACCAAACTTTGCTGACTTCAGTCACTTCAAAGAAGAG GAGGAGAGCAGCATAAAACTGGAAGAGCAGGGCTCGAGGTTTGGACTGAGTTCTGAAGACCTGACAAGTACTTCCAAACAG GACGTCTCTGGCACTCCTCACAGTCAAGCACCACAAAAGCCGATTCGAAGGAAATACCACCCAGAGAGCCAGAACCTGGAGACTGGATCTCCTCCTCCTGCCATGCCTTTTCCTCCGCCTGCCAAACCAAGCCAAAA GCTGCTGTCACAACAGAAGAGAGAAATCCAAATGGCAATCCGTAAGAACCGGGAAACCAACATGGTGTTGAGGCGTCTCAACAGCGAGCTCCAACAGCAGCTTAAG CCTTCTAtgtctccttccttccttttatCTTTCCGTACCATTACttcatttgtttctttccttccttgtgtcgcAACTCCATTCTACCCCTGTCTTTTCTTCCTTTATTTCTTTCAATCTTtccattatttacatttttgtatgattccttcctttcttttttctttttag
- the reps2 gene encoding ralBP1-associated Eps domain-containing protein 2 isoform X4, with protein MDQESAASSGGNLISLTEHEQRYYSGLHALCQADPPGKLSSSKVAELFKASQLPPESLHKVTEVCGAKHLGYFGTAQFYIGLKLLAAVQSGLPIHLESVTGTDIPLPRFAGLKNEPEMRYTAVPPGTDPQGAAPGSVAWNPADRCTFRHLEANTDKKESWSPPRSPCSSPSRSPLSYRSYPYSKQRNGVDTQISYDSKRSSQPIVQLEQHFSPSHYVRKLTVEHPSMAQASSVERLNQQVTVNHSDDDPWRITAEQLEYYTNQFKTLQPDLGALILGAVAKNFFTKSKLPIPELSYIWELSDVDRDGALTFTEFCIAFHLIVARKNGYPLPDRLPPTLQLGFTQYEEEQIPDTAEDPSSIGRLEPKLASRKQDLQEESLKQDTSVKRLASSRVKPTLQLGAFPEKPVPHQDLDPQMRAKTRQRSYSSTSIEDAIKKAEEPPTPPPRPQKTHSRASSLDLNKLFQQGAPAVKSGWLLPPPALPPRPSTSQVPHFLDVSELASQSKVKQPNFADFSHFKEEEESSIKLEEQGSRFGLSSEDLTSTSKQDVSGTPHSQAPQKPIRRKYHPESQNLETGSPPPAMPFPPPAKPSQKLLSQQKREIQMAIRKNRETNMVLRRLNSELQQQLKPSMSPSFLLSFRTITSFVSFLPCVATPFYPCLFFLYFFQSFHYLHFCMIPSFLFSF; from the exons GTCACCGAGGTGTGTGGAGCAAAGCACCTGGGTTACTTTGGTACAGCCCAGTTCTACATTGGCCTGAAGCTGCTAGCAGCTGTCCAGTCTGGTCTGCCCATCCACCTGGAAAGTGTAACCGGCA CAGATATACCTCTGCCCAGATTTGCTGGGCTTAAGAATGAGCCAGAGATGCGATACACAGCAGTTCCTCCTGGCACGGACCCTCAAGGGGCTGCACCTGGTTCAGTCGCCTGGAACCCTGCAGATAGGTGTACCTTCAGACACCTGGAGGCCAACACAGACAAGAAG GAGTCTTGGTCCCCGCCTCGATCCCCATGCAGCTCACCCTCTCGCTCTCCTCTGAGTTATCGCAGCTACCCGTACTCAAAGCAGAGAAATGGCGTGGACACACAGATTT CTTATGACAGCAAACGTTCCTCTCAGCCGATCGTTCAGCTGGAGCAGCACTTCTCGCCCAGCCATTATGTAAGAAAACTCACTGTGGAGCATCCAAGCATGGCTCAG GCTTCTTCTGTAGAGAGGCTCAATCAGCAGGTCACGGTGAACCATTCTGACGATGACCCCTGGAGGATCACAGCAGAACAGCTGGAGTATTACACAAATCAATTTAAAACCCTCCAACCTGACCTGGGGGCTCTCATCTTAG GAGCCGTAGCAAAGAACTTCTTCACTAAATCCAAGCTCCCAATACCAGAGCTCTCCTACATTTG GGAGCTGAGTGATGTGGATCGGGATGGAGCGCTGACGTTCACTGAGTTCTGCATTGCCTTTCACCTGATTGTTGCTCGGAAGAATGGTTACCCCTTGCCAGACAGGCTCCCTCCGACTCTGCAGCTGGGGTTCACACAGTATGAAGAGGAGCAGATACCTGATACTGCTGAG GATCCAAGCAGTATAGGGAGGCTTGAACCAAAATTGGCCTCAAGGAAACAAGATTTGCAAGAAGAATCCCTTAAGCAAG ACACAAGTGTGAAACGTTTGGCCTCATCTCGAGTGAAACCCACTCTGCAGCTGGGAGCTTTTCCTGAGAAACCTG TGCCACATCAGGATCTAGACCCACAGATGAGggcaaaaacaagacaaag GTCATACTCCAGCACTTCCATTGAAGATGCCATAAAGAAGGCAGAGGAACCACCAACCCCTCCGCCTCGCCCTCAGAAAACCCACTCCAGGGCCTCCTCGCTGGACCTAAACAAGCTCTTCCAGCAGGGGGCTCCAG CAGTGAAAAGCGGATGGCTGCTGCCTCCTCCAGCTCTCCCTCCCCGGCCATCAACCTCACAG GTTCCTCATTTTCTAGACGTTTCAGAGCTAGCCTCCCAGAGTAAAGTGAAGCAACCAAACTTTGCTGACTTCAGTCACTTCAAAGAAGAG GAGGAGAGCAGCATAAAACTGGAAGAGCAGGGCTCGAGGTTTGGACTGAGTTCTGAAGACCTGACAAGTACTTCCAAACAG GACGTCTCTGGCACTCCTCACAGTCAAGCACCACAAAAGCCGATTCGAAGGAAATACCACCCAGAGAGCCAGAACCTGGAGACTGGATCTCCTCCTCCTGCCATGCCTTTTCCTCCGCCTGCCAAACCAAGCCAAAA GCTGCTGTCACAACAGAAGAGAGAAATCCAAATGGCAATCCGTAAGAACCGGGAAACCAACATGGTGTTGAGGCGTCTCAACAGCGAGCTCCAACAGCAGCTTAAG CCTTCTAtgtctccttccttccttttatCTTTCCGTACCATTACttcatttgtttctttccttccttgtgtcgcAACTCCATTCTACCCCTGTCTTTTCTTCCTTTATTTCTTTCAATCTTtccattatttacatttttgtatgattccttcctttcttttttctttttag